A segment of the Desulfurellaceae bacterium genome:
TGATCGGTACGGACGAATTCGGCCAGTGGATCTGGTACAGATCGATCACGTCCGTACCGAGTAGACGCAGGCTCGCCTCTGCGGCACGCAGCACGGCGTCGTGCCGCAGATGGTCGCCCGACACTTTGGTGGCAATGAAGACGTGGTCGCGGAGGTCTTTGACGGCCTGTCCCACAACGTCTTCGGTGCGGTACGCCTCTGCGGTGTCGATGAGGCGTGCGCCCAGCTCCAGACCCTTACGCAGCGGTTCCACCCCACCGCGATACTTCCAGACCCCCAGGCCAATCTCCGGGACCGTGACGGCGGTGGTGCCGAGTTGTTTGGTTCTCATTGGCGTCCATTCCTCAGTACGACGATAATCCCCCGTCTGCGGGCAGAATGACCCCGGTCAGCATCCGGGCTTCATCCGACGCCAGGAACAGGGCAACCTGGGCGATATCTTCGGGCTCGCCGACCGAGAACGGATAGCGTTGCAGCTGGGATTTGATGAACTGCGTCCGGGGCGTGGCGGCCGGGGCGTCCGGGTCATCGGCTCCCTGCTGGGTGAAGAGCTGTGACGCTGAGCGGGCGATGCCCGAACCGGCGCCGGTGATAAATGCGACTTTTCCG
Coding sequences within it:
- a CDS encoding SDR family oxidoreductase, with the protein product GKVAFITGAGSGIARSASQLFTQQGADDPDAPAATPRTQFIKSQLQRYPFSVGEPEDIAQVALFLASDEARMLTGVILPADGGLSSY